In the genome of Myxococcus stipitatus, one region contains:
- a CDS encoding alpha-2-macroglobulin family protein: protein MLLVASFARAAPAKPPPSWKDIDALVSNQKVEAAAQAAEARLARARNGSDEAEWTRALIRTVQLRSALHGYETTVRFLREEPWPKGTLSRATLNLFYANSLVTYAQAYDWEIRQREQVASSGPVDLKSWTYDQILTEAQRAYEEVWTQRQALGNEPVKVLADYIRPNTYPEGIRSTLRDAVTYLRVALLENSSHWRPEQSNELFRLDLGSLMEGTPTVALTDPNIHPLVKVAAVLGDLEAWHRAANRREAALEARLRRYDVLNRHFTEEDDRERLRKHLAEHLVASRDVPWWTMGQGMLVELEAGVGHAVRAHALAKECMAAYPDSLGALRCRTQKELLERPDFNLSSMRSDGANRRSIEVSHRNVPVLYFRAYPLDVEARLKKAAVSNIYPYGEELLRYIRGRKPAASWSVQLPATPDLQMHNTFVTPPMKETGTYVVLASAREDFQEKNNRIGASFLSVTPWVAITRNPGGAEVEVRVVKGDSGAVAPQVPVRLIEMDYRDGFREVARATTDARGEASFSRSKDQVGYRGYMVMVGQGREALLLFNGLGFYNPPQPGELTSSLVFTDRSVYRPLQKLMWKAVAYRGRGDQARYQTQPGERLVVSLMDPNHQEVERREVRTNDFGSAAGEFTIPTGRLLGAWTVTVQSGGGVSVRVEEYKRPTFEVTMKDPDVPLRMNRPATFKGEARYYFGLPVASGTVRWRAYREPVLPWWWHYNFHISMQRDLVAAGTSTLDADGGFKVTFTPEADERSARTPGLSWRYLVEADATDEGGETRSASRGFRLGFVAVEARVDTEEGFLREGAGGEVRLVRSTLDGAPQPGAGRWRLVALQQPAVPLLPADEPRPPPSLIVDAASERKATPGDALQPRWSTMYSPQTAMARWSDGAEQAKGAVQHDGEGLARVKLPALKAGAYRLHYETTDAFGQTFKVARELMVAGTRAPIALPSALVLEKSSVRVGEVARLLAFSGFAGQPLMLDLYQGEQRILRKPLVGGDSPAVIEVPVTESMRGGFTAVLVAVRDWQFMRFSEHVFVPFDNKELSLEFATFRDKLRPGAKETWRVTVKGPKGAKVEAGAAELLAYMYDQSLDLFAPHVPVRVADLYPQRMASSEQGSSLSMEQAQWLVLHGYGDYFSWSSPVEDHLRFEDGYGLGGPGYRRRQFGMSYESTASAVSRESAARPEQVMKRKMDRSFGAPPAMAAIAEGTVAEQRGGAPAPADPPAQALRSNFAETAFWIPQLLTGPDGSASLEFTVPDSVTAWSVWVHGVTRDLQGGSVQRTSRSVKELMVRPYVPRFLREGDRAVLEVVVNNASEQARQGTLTLDIVDTETRKSLLSEFGVKNASQAFTVAPGKGTNLRFALTTPSKVGTVAFRVEARSGDVSDGELRPLPVLPGRVHLAQSRFVTLKGAGSKTMRFDDLKKGGDPTRVNEQLVVTVDTQLFYSALQALPYLVDYPYECSEQTLNRFVSSGILSSLYGKYPAVAKMAKDLSQRSTRFETWDSVDPNRKMSLEETPWLEMAKGGAESSGGLVKVLDPKVARAERDAAMAKLRKAQTASGGFPWWPGGPPSPYMTLYIVHGLSRAMEYGVEVPDDMTREAWGYLARHFREEYASKLMMKGQGWEFITFLNYVASAYPDERFTGDALTAEERQKMLSFSFKYWKKHSPYLKGYLALTLKRSGRGADATKVWDSVMDSAKTSEELGTYWAPEDRSWLWYNDTTETHAFALRTLTELNPKDPRREGLVQWLLLDKKLNHWKSTRATAESLYALVKYLESEGALGIREDATVKVGPRVVRMEFAPDEYTGKKNQVVVPGPELQPETMSSVVVEKSTKGFAFASATWHFSTEKLPTEDRGDFFQVSRRYFRREREGREAVLQPLAEGALLNPGDEVEVHLSLRTKHAAEYVHLRDPRAAGLEPENVQSRHKWDLGISWYEETRDSGSNFFFEWLPAGEYTFKYRLRANMAGTFRVGPATVQSMYAPEFTAYSAGAVLNVGPAK, encoded by the coding sequence ATCCGCCAGCGCGAGCAGGTGGCGTCCTCCGGTCCGGTCGACCTGAAGTCGTGGACGTATGACCAGATCCTCACCGAGGCCCAGCGTGCCTACGAGGAGGTCTGGACGCAGCGGCAGGCCCTGGGCAACGAGCCGGTGAAGGTGCTGGCGGACTACATCCGGCCCAACACGTATCCGGAGGGCATCCGCTCCACGTTGCGCGATGCCGTGACGTACCTGCGCGTGGCGCTGCTGGAGAACAGCTCGCACTGGCGGCCCGAGCAGTCCAACGAGCTGTTCCGGCTGGACCTGGGCTCGCTCATGGAGGGGACGCCCACGGTGGCGCTGACGGACCCGAACATCCACCCGCTGGTGAAGGTGGCCGCGGTGCTCGGAGACCTGGAGGCGTGGCATCGCGCGGCGAATCGACGCGAGGCGGCGCTGGAGGCCCGGCTGCGGCGCTACGACGTGCTGAACCGGCACTTCACCGAGGAGGATGACCGCGAGCGGCTGCGCAAGCACCTGGCCGAACATCTCGTGGCCTCCCGGGACGTGCCGTGGTGGACGATGGGTCAGGGGATGCTGGTGGAGCTCGAGGCGGGGGTCGGCCACGCAGTGCGCGCGCATGCATTGGCGAAGGAGTGCATGGCCGCCTATCCGGACTCGCTCGGGGCCTTGAGGTGCCGGACGCAGAAGGAGTTGCTGGAGCGGCCGGACTTCAACCTCTCTTCCATGCGGTCGGATGGCGCCAACCGGCGCTCCATCGAGGTGTCCCACCGCAACGTCCCGGTGCTCTATTTCCGGGCGTACCCGCTGGATGTCGAGGCGCGGCTGAAGAAGGCGGCGGTCTCCAACATCTACCCCTATGGCGAAGAGCTGCTGCGGTACATCCGGGGCCGCAAGCCGGCGGCTTCATGGAGCGTGCAGCTCCCCGCGACGCCGGACCTCCAGATGCACAACACGTTCGTCACGCCGCCGATGAAGGAGACGGGGACGTACGTCGTCCTCGCTTCCGCGAGGGAGGACTTCCAGGAGAAGAACAATCGCATCGGGGCTTCCTTCCTGTCCGTGACGCCGTGGGTCGCCATCACTCGCAATCCGGGCGGGGCGGAGGTGGAGGTGCGGGTCGTGAAGGGCGACTCCGGAGCCGTGGCTCCGCAGGTTCCGGTGCGGCTCATCGAGATGGACTACCGCGATGGCTTTCGTGAGGTGGCTCGGGCCACGACGGACGCGCGGGGCGAGGCGTCCTTCTCGCGCTCCAAGGACCAGGTGGGCTACCGCGGCTACATGGTGATGGTGGGCCAGGGGCGCGAAGCCCTGCTCCTGTTCAACGGCTTGGGCTTCTACAACCCGCCGCAGCCCGGAGAGTTGACGTCGTCGCTCGTGTTCACGGACCGGAGTGTCTACCGGCCGCTGCAGAAGCTGATGTGGAAGGCGGTGGCCTATCGTGGGCGCGGCGACCAGGCCCGCTATCAGACGCAGCCGGGAGAGCGGTTGGTCGTGTCGCTGATGGACCCGAACCACCAGGAGGTGGAGCGGCGCGAGGTTCGCACCAATGACTTCGGCTCGGCCGCGGGGGAGTTCACCATCCCCACCGGACGGCTGCTGGGGGCGTGGACGGTGACGGTGCAGTCCGGAGGCGGGGTTTCGGTTCGCGTGGAGGAGTACAAGCGGCCGACCTTCGAGGTGACGATGAAGGACCCGGACGTGCCGCTGAGGATGAACCGACCGGCGACGTTCAAGGGGGAGGCTCGCTACTACTTCGGTCTGCCGGTGGCGTCGGGGACGGTGCGCTGGCGCGCGTACCGCGAGCCCGTGTTGCCCTGGTGGTGGCATTACAACTTCCACATCTCGATGCAGCGGGACCTGGTGGCCGCGGGCACGTCCACGCTCGATGCGGACGGTGGCTTCAAGGTGACGTTCACCCCGGAGGCCGACGAGCGCTCCGCGCGCACGCCGGGCCTGAGCTGGCGCTACCTCGTGGAGGCGGATGCGACGGACGAGGGAGGCGAGACGCGCTCGGCGAGTCGCGGCTTCCGCCTGGGCTTCGTGGCGGTGGAGGCGCGGGTGGACACGGAGGAGGGCTTCCTTCGCGAAGGCGCGGGGGGCGAGGTCCGGCTCGTGAGGTCCACGTTGGATGGGGCGCCCCAGCCGGGCGCGGGACGCTGGCGACTGGTGGCGCTGCAGCAGCCCGCTGTCCCGTTGCTGCCGGCGGACGAGCCTCGGCCTCCGCCGTCGCTCATCGTGGATGCGGCCTCCGAGAGAAAGGCCACGCCGGGGGATGCGCTCCAGCCGCGCTGGTCGACGATGTATTCACCGCAGACGGCCATGGCCCGCTGGAGCGATGGCGCGGAGCAGGCGAAGGGCGCCGTGCAACACGATGGGGAAGGGTTGGCGCGAGTGAAGTTGCCCGCGCTGAAGGCCGGAGCCTACCGGCTGCACTACGAGACGACGGACGCGTTCGGGCAGACGTTCAAGGTTGCGCGGGAGTTGATGGTTGCGGGTACGCGTGCCCCCATCGCGCTGCCATCCGCGCTGGTGTTGGAGAAGTCGTCCGTGCGCGTGGGTGAAGTGGCGCGGCTGCTCGCGTTCTCCGGCTTCGCGGGGCAGCCTTTGATGTTGGACTTGTACCAGGGCGAGCAGCGCATCCTGCGCAAGCCGTTGGTGGGGGGAGACTCTCCCGCCGTGATTGAAGTCCCCGTGACGGAGTCGATGCGGGGCGGCTTCACCGCGGTACTGGTGGCGGTGCGCGACTGGCAGTTCATGCGCTTCAGCGAGCATGTGTTCGTGCCCTTCGACAACAAGGAGCTGAGCCTGGAGTTCGCCACGTTCCGCGACAAGCTGCGCCCGGGGGCGAAGGAGACCTGGCGCGTGACGGTGAAGGGGCCCAAGGGCGCGAAGGTGGAGGCGGGGGCGGCGGAGTTGCTCGCGTATATGTATGACCAGTCGCTGGACCTGTTCGCACCGCACGTCCCCGTGAGAGTCGCGGACCTCTATCCCCAGCGCATGGCGTCGTCGGAGCAGGGCTCGTCCCTGTCCATGGAGCAGGCGCAATGGTTGGTCCTGCATGGCTACGGTGACTACTTCTCGTGGTCGTCTCCCGTGGAGGACCACCTGAGGTTCGAGGATGGCTATGGACTGGGGGGGCCGGGATACCGCCGGCGCCAGTTCGGGATGTCCTATGAATCCACCGCGAGCGCTGTCTCGAGGGAGTCGGCTGCTCGTCCAGAGCAGGTGATGAAGCGCAAGATGGACAGGTCGTTTGGTGCGCCGCCGGCCATGGCGGCCATCGCGGAGGGCACAGTGGCGGAGCAGCGTGGTGGAGCTCCGGCCCCCGCGGATCCCCCCGCGCAGGCGCTGCGCTCCAACTTCGCGGAGACGGCCTTCTGGATTCCGCAGCTCCTCACCGGACCGGATGGCTCCGCGTCGCTGGAGTTCACGGTGCCCGACTCGGTGACGGCCTGGAGTGTGTGGGTCCACGGCGTCACGCGCGACTTGCAGGGAGGCTCGGTGCAGCGCACCTCCCGGAGCGTGAAGGAGCTGATGGTGCGGCCCTACGTGCCTCGGTTCCTGCGTGAGGGGGACCGCGCGGTGCTGGAGGTGGTGGTGAACAACGCGTCGGAGCAGGCGCGCCAGGGCACGCTCACGCTGGACATCGTCGACACCGAGACGCGCAAGAGCCTGCTCTCGGAGTTCGGTGTGAAGAACGCCTCGCAGGCCTTCACGGTGGCACCGGGCAAGGGGACGAACCTGCGGTTCGCGCTCACCACGCCCTCGAAGGTGGGCACGGTGGCCTTCCGCGTGGAGGCTCGCTCGGGAGACGTGAGCGACGGCGAGCTGCGCCCGCTGCCGGTGTTGCCTGGCCGCGTGCACCTGGCGCAGTCGCGCTTCGTGACGCTCAAGGGCGCGGGCTCGAAGACGATGCGCTTCGACGACCTGAAGAAGGGCGGCGACCCGACGCGGGTGAACGAGCAGCTGGTCGTCACCGTCGACACGCAGCTGTTCTACTCGGCGCTCCAGGCGCTGCCGTACCTGGTGGACTACCCCTACGAGTGCTCGGAGCAGACGCTCAACCGCTTCGTGTCCTCGGGCATCCTCTCGAGCCTCTACGGCAAGTATCCCGCTGTCGCGAAGATGGCGAAGGACCTGAGCCAGCGCTCCACCCGGTTCGAGACGTGGGACTCGGTGGACCCGAACCGCAAGATGTCGCTGGAGGAGACGCCCTGGCTGGAGATGGCGAAGGGTGGGGCCGAGTCCAGTGGCGGTCTGGTGAAGGTGCTGGACCCGAAGGTGGCTCGCGCGGAGCGCGATGCGGCGATGGCGAAGCTGCGCAAGGCGCAGACGGCCAGCGGCGGCTTCCCCTGGTGGCCGGGGGGCCCGCCCTCGCCGTACATGACGCTCTACATCGTCCACGGCTTGTCTCGCGCCATGGAGTACGGCGTGGAGGTTCCCGACGACATGACGCGCGAGGCCTGGGGCTACCTGGCCCGGCACTTCCGCGAGGAGTACGCCAGCAAGCTGATGATGAAGGGACAGGGCTGGGAGTTCATCACCTTCCTCAACTACGTGGCCTCCGCGTACCCGGACGAGCGTTTCACCGGAGACGCGCTGACCGCGGAAGAGCGCCAGAAGATGCTCTCCTTCAGCTTCAAGTACTGGAAGAAGCACTCGCCCTACCTGAAGGGCTATCTGGCGCTGACGCTGAAGCGCTCGGGGCGCGGCGCGGACGCGACGAAGGTCTGGGACAGCGTGATGGACTCGGCGAAGACCAGCGAAGAGCTGGGCACGTATTGGGCACCCGAGGACCGAAGCTGGCTCTGGTACAACGACACCACGGAGACACATGCCTTCGCGTTGCGCACGCTCACGGAGCTGAACCCGAAGGACCCTCGCCGTGAGGGGCTGGTGCAGTGGCTGCTCCTGGACAAGAAGCTCAACCACTGGAAGTCCACGCGCGCCACGGCGGAGTCGCTCTACGCGCTGGTGAAGTACCTGGAGTCGGAGGGCGCGCTGGGCATCCGTGAGGACGCGACGGTGAAGGTGGGGCCGCGCGTGGTGAGGATGGAGTTCGCGCCGGACGAGTACACGGGGAAGAAGAACCAGGTGGTGGTGCCTGGGCCGGAGCTCCAGCCGGAGACGATGAGCTCGGTCGTGGTGGAGAAGTCGACGAAGGGCTTCGCCTTCGCTTCCGCGACGTGGCACTTCTCCACGGAGAAGCTGCCGACGGAGGACCGGGGCGACTTCTTCCAGGTGTCGCGCCGTTACTTCCGTCGCGAGCGCGAGGGGCGCGAGGCCGTGCTCCAGCCGCTGGCCGAGGGGGCGCTGCTCAACCCGGGAGACGAGGTGGAGGTGCACCTGTCACTGCGCACGAAGCATGCGGCCGAATACGTCCACCTGCGGGACCCGCGCGCCGCGGGCCTGGAGCCGGAGAACGTGCAGTCCCGCCACAAGTGGGACCTGGGCA